A region from the Desulfoglaeba alkanexedens ALDC genome encodes:
- a CDS encoding benzylsuccinate synthase gamma subunit family protein gives MPTCKECKNYFPQEDDESMGDCVQRVVDPRQAYYRAKPVAADQDASKCSQFAKR, from the coding sequence ATGCCTACATGTAAAGAATGCAAGAATTATTTTCCTCAGGAAGATGATGAATCTATGGGTGACTGTGTTCAGCGGGTAGTGGATCCCAGGCAGGCATACTACAGGGCCAAGCCTGTGGCGGCTGACCAGGACGCCTCGAAGTGCAGCCAATTTGCAAAGAGGTAA
- a CDS encoding methyl-accepting chemotaxis protein, whose amino-acid sequence MLWEILLLSGYVVIGEFLASISTYAVYKKGLTTRVLIWLLPGIFCLCVTLFIVGKFGAYNPRAVAFGLIVGPSSLLINLILLARRIVTPITQVALTLSASSRQIVACSAQVTSVGQSLTEAASEQAASTEETSAALEEIASMAAQSTESAGEAQRLMDHAGGMNAHANDLMHNLRAAMKTVLDASEGTKRIIKVIDEIAFKTNILALNAAVEAARAGEAGAGFAVVADEVRTLALQSAKSAQDTAALIETTLKGIQDAVQLTLETDEAFQQMKDGSEKVAVMVSQILTASKEIAIGIAQSNEAVAQIAKMTQQNAAAAEQLASSAGELNGLGKAVDRSAQKLTQVMQGTAEVVSDPAFVDAFAVPRHALPRAEGLLPDAGASRTSLPVAETF is encoded by the coding sequence ATGCTGTGGGAGATCTTACTACTTTCCGGTTATGTGGTAATCGGTGAATTCCTGGCTTCCATTTCGACCTATGCCGTATACAAGAAAGGACTTACTACCAGGGTCTTGATCTGGTTGTTGCCGGGTATATTTTGTCTTTGTGTGACCCTTTTCATTGTCGGTAAATTTGGTGCATACAATCCTCGGGCTGTGGCGTTTGGTCTAATTGTCGGACCTTCCAGCTTGCTCATCAACCTAATTCTATTGGCGAGAAGAATCGTAACACCGATCACTCAAGTGGCCTTGACACTCTCTGCCAGCTCCAGGCAGATCGTCGCATGTTCCGCCCAGGTGACTTCGGTCGGTCAATCCCTCACGGAAGCTGCATCGGAACAGGCTGCTTCCACTGAGGAGACATCCGCGGCCTTGGAGGAAATCGCCAGCATGGCTGCGCAAAGCACGGAGAGTGCGGGTGAAGCGCAACGGCTGATGGACCATGCTGGAGGAATGAATGCACACGCCAACGACCTGATGCATAATCTCAGGGCTGCAATGAAAACGGTTTTGGACGCGAGCGAAGGAACGAAAAGAATCATCAAGGTCATCGACGAAATCGCTTTCAAGACCAATATACTTGCGCTCAATGCCGCAGTGGAGGCAGCCCGGGCAGGAGAGGCGGGGGCCGGCTTCGCGGTGGTGGCGGATGAGGTCAGGACACTGGCCCTCCAATCCGCCAAATCCGCACAAGATACCGCAGCACTTATTGAAACCACACTCAAGGGCATCCAGGATGCTGTGCAGTTGACGCTTGAGACTGACGAGGCCTTTCAGCAGATGAAGGATGGTTCCGAAAAGGTAGCCGTGATGGTGAGCCAAATACTGACCGCCAGCAAAGAAATTGCGATTGGAATTGCACAGTCGAATGAGGCTGTGGCCCAGATCGCCAAAATGACCCAGCAAAATGCCGCTGCCGCCGAGCAGTTGGCCTCGTCAGCCGGCGAACTCAACGGTCTCGGAAAGGCTGTCGACAGATCTGCACAGAAGCTCACGCAGGTGATGCAGGGAACGGCGGAAGTGGTTTCCGATCCGGCGTTTGTTGACGCTTTCGCTGTTCCACGTCATGCGCTGCCACGGGCCGAAGGGCTTCTCCCGGATGCTGGTGCCTCACGCACATCCCTGCCTGTCGCAGAGACGTTTTGA
- a CDS encoding glycyl-radical enzyme activating protein: MENRPLVTQIQRFSVNDGPGFRTIVFFKGCPFRCQWCHNPETQSFSPEIYWKSRLCVQCGHCFDVCPNQAIFPPIPPEEAQREDSTYYKIDKARCDRCMKCVEACSYGALEQVGKPMSIEEIVEELERDRPFYDNSGGGVTISGGEPLVFGEFVRKLMDALKARSLHICLDTSGHSPWEVLEPVAERADIILYDLKHLDSDEHERLTGVPNQLILHNLQRLAAKGCRIWLRIVVLPRCTDSIDYHRRVVAFLRSLPGSLERIDLLPFHNWCQDKYRWLGRPWSFAETESVHPDEVEPLLELYLSAGLNATIGGSGFDAQATASG, translated from the coding sequence GTGGAAAACCGACCACTCGTTACGCAAATTCAACGATTTTCCGTAAACGACGGACCCGGGTTTCGGACGATCGTGTTTTTTAAGGGATGTCCTTTCCGGTGTCAATGGTGCCATAACCCTGAAACACAGTCGTTTTCCCCCGAGATTTACTGGAAAAGTAGATTATGCGTTCAATGCGGACACTGTTTCGATGTCTGTCCCAACCAGGCGATTTTCCCTCCGATTCCCCCGGAAGAAGCTCAGCGTGAGGACTCGACCTACTATAAGATCGACAAGGCGAGATGTGACCGGTGTATGAAATGCGTGGAGGCGTGCAGCTACGGTGCGCTCGAGCAGGTCGGCAAGCCCATGTCCATTGAAGAAATCGTCGAAGAGCTCGAGCGGGATCGGCCTTTCTATGACAATTCCGGAGGGGGGGTGACCATCAGTGGCGGGGAGCCTCTGGTGTTTGGCGAATTTGTCCGAAAGCTGATGGATGCGCTCAAGGCGCGAAGCCTTCATATCTGCCTTGATACTTCGGGCCATTCGCCCTGGGAGGTATTGGAGCCCGTCGCCGAACGAGCCGACATCATTCTGTACGACCTGAAACATCTCGACTCCGATGAACATGAGCGCCTGACAGGTGTACCGAACCAGCTCATTCTTCACAATTTGCAGAGGCTTGCGGCAAAGGGCTGCAGGATCTGGCTGAGAATTGTGGTGTTGCCCCGCTGCACCGATTCGATTGACTACCACCGCCGTGTGGTCGCTTTTCTTCGAAGTCTTCCCGGATCGTTGGAACGTATCGACTTGCTGCCCTTTCACAACTGGTGCCAGGACAAATACCGCTGGCTTGGACGACCCTGGTCCTTTGCCGAGACGGAAAGTGTTCACCCGGATGAGGTGGAGCCGTTGTTGGAGCTGTACCTGTCGGCGGGACTGAATGCGACGATTGGTGGGTCGGGTTTTGATGCACAGGCAACGGCATCGGGGTGA
- a CDS encoding pyruvate formate lyase family protein codes for MAQAAEAREDIEQLKESQQWWKLAEKLRSPRLDYLRKAVWKKGPIGGVYAPGIKIELMRNILFTESWKENERDPIMMRKAKALAHVWRNIPIFITDHAQLVGYVGSAPNTLGMWPIEGASMVNEEVYNDEGVIPEPEEESLKIMADLNNYWAGKTAIDQVARLLDPEDAVKFMSGAIGWGVPTSAYGYSGKDYEYLLTGKRGFEDIMEEIEARLDEAQEIVRGTPGPELLPYYEKIQNWEAMLIVLEAAVDWARRYARLARIIAENFESDPKRKEELLRIAETCERVPAKAPRSLQESLQMDHFIQILARYEAYEGAWPARPDYYHGPFYDKDVNIEKNLTREEALDLVGEFMIRAYEVGGFGPRWGREGLQGITGTWVWTIGGVKPDGTDACNDLTRAFLQAARLVRVANPTFAFRWHPKVPDDIMRECFECIRHGLGYPSMRNDPILVQNAMYWHGHPLEEARTWVHQACMSPCPTTKHGFQPFRMASATANCAKMIEYALFNGYDPVVNMQMGPKTGDARKFKSFDELFEAWVKQMEWLTDTLVRTVNLGRVKDPEFYGRPFLSAISERSVEQGTDIVNPEGERGNSWVTGFTWVENADSLAAVKKLVFDEKKYTMDQLMDALQANWDGYEEMRLDFVRNAPKWGNDDDYVDQIMVRCLEEVARHSKELKDPTGNPWPLLPENVSGNIHYANIVGALPNGRKRGDALYDGGISPGPGLDKKGPTAVLKSCGKFDHVRLGRAFLLNQRLSPTQLKGEQGYQLWKAYMRTWADLGLDHVQFNMVDDATLRAAQKDPEKYQEVIVRVAGYSAHFVDISRKTQDNIIQRTIQGL; via the coding sequence ATGGCACAAGCAGCTGAAGCAAGAGAGGACATCGAACAACTGAAAGAGAGCCAGCAATGGTGGAAGCTGGCCGAAAAGCTGCGCAGCCCGCGGCTGGACTATCTGCGCAAGGCGGTTTGGAAAAAAGGCCCAATAGGTGGAGTGTATGCTCCGGGTATCAAAATTGAGCTAATGCGCAATATCCTTTTCACTGAGTCATGGAAGGAAAACGAGCGTGATCCCATCATGATGCGCAAAGCTAAAGCGCTCGCCCATGTCTGGCGGAATATACCGATATTTATCACCGATCACGCTCAGCTTGTAGGCTATGTTGGGAGTGCCCCCAATACGCTTGGGATGTGGCCTATTGAGGGCGCAAGCATGGTGAACGAGGAGGTGTACAACGACGAGGGCGTTATTCCGGAACCTGAAGAGGAATCGCTCAAGATTATGGCTGATCTCAACAACTACTGGGCGGGAAAGACGGCTATCGACCAGGTTGCGAGGCTGCTCGACCCCGAGGATGCAGTAAAGTTCATGAGTGGAGCGATTGGTTGGGGTGTGCCCACCTCGGCTTATGGCTACTCCGGGAAAGACTATGAATATCTGTTGACGGGAAAGCGCGGGTTCGAAGATATCATGGAGGAAATAGAAGCCAGGTTGGACGAGGCGCAAGAGATTGTCCGTGGAACACCCGGGCCTGAGCTTTTACCCTACTACGAAAAAATCCAAAACTGGGAGGCGATGCTGATCGTCCTCGAAGCGGCCGTCGACTGGGCACGCCGTTACGCCCGGCTGGCTCGCATTATCGCGGAGAACTTCGAAAGCGACCCCAAACGCAAGGAGGAGCTTCTGCGTATTGCCGAGACCTGTGAGCGGGTGCCCGCAAAGGCGCCGAGGTCGCTGCAGGAATCGCTGCAAATGGACCATTTCATCCAGATCCTCGCCCGGTACGAGGCATACGAGGGTGCGTGGCCTGCCCGGCCGGACTACTATCACGGGCCGTTCTACGACAAGGATGTCAACATCGAGAAGAACCTGACCCGTGAAGAGGCACTGGACCTGGTGGGTGAATTCATGATCCGGGCATACGAAGTCGGGGGCTTTGGTCCACGTTGGGGCAGGGAAGGACTGCAAGGGATTACCGGCACATGGGTGTGGACTATTGGCGGCGTCAAGCCGGACGGCACCGACGCGTGCAACGATTTGACAAGAGCGTTTCTACAAGCCGCCAGGCTTGTCAGGGTGGCCAACCCGACGTTCGCCTTTCGCTGGCATCCCAAGGTCCCCGACGACATCATGCGCGAATGCTTCGAATGCATCCGGCACGGGCTTGGTTATCCCTCCATGCGTAACGATCCGATCCTTGTGCAAAATGCCATGTATTGGCATGGGCATCCCCTGGAGGAAGCGAGAACATGGGTCCACCAGGCGTGTATGTCGCCGTGTCCGACCACAAAGCATGGTTTTCAGCCGTTCCGTATGGCCTCTGCGACCGCGAATTGCGCCAAGATGATCGAGTATGCTCTGTTCAACGGCTATGATCCCGTTGTGAATATGCAAATGGGTCCCAAGACGGGAGATGCGAGGAAGTTCAAAAGCTTCGACGAGCTGTTTGAAGCCTGGGTGAAGCAGATGGAGTGGCTCACCGATACGCTTGTGAGAACGGTCAATCTCGGACGGGTAAAAGATCCGGAGTTTTATGGAAGACCGTTTCTTTCAGCCATTTCCGAGCGATCGGTGGAACAGGGCACAGACATTGTGAACCCTGAAGGTGAGCGAGGCAACAGCTGGGTTACGGGCTTTACCTGGGTCGAGAACGCGGACAGTCTTGCTGCCGTAAAAAAGCTTGTCTTCGACGAGAAGAAATACACGATGGATCAATTGATGGACGCTTTGCAGGCCAACTGGGACGGTTATGAAGAAATGCGCCTGGATTTCGTGCGGAATGCTCCCAAGTGGGGAAATGATGACGACTATGTGGACCAGATCATGGTGCGTTGCCTTGAAGAGGTTGCCAGGCATTCGAAAGAGCTGAAAGATCCAACTGGGAATCCGTGGCCGCTTTTACCTGAGAACGTAAGCGGGAATATCCACTATGCCAACATCGTTGGGGCCCTTCCCAACGGCCGCAAACGCGGCGACGCGCTCTATGACGGCGGGATCTCGCCCGGTCCGGGGCTTGACAAGAAGGGGCCTACCGCGGTGCTCAAATCCTGCGGCAAGTTCGACCATGTGCGCCTTGGGCGTGCCTTCCTCCTCAATCAGCGCCTTTCCCCGACCCAGCTCAAGGGTGAGCAGGGCTATCAGTTGTGGAAGGCCTACATGCGGACCTGGGCGGACCTCGGTCTGGACCACGTACAGTTCAACATGGTCGATGACGCCACGCTTAGGGCGGCGCAGAAGGACCCCGAAAAGTACCAGGAAGTGATCGTCCGGGTTGCCGGCTACAGCGCCCATTTTGTGGACATCAGCCGCAAGACCCAGGACAATATCATTCAAAGAACCATTCAGGGTCTGTAA
- a CDS encoding Eco57I restriction-modification methylase domain-containing protein yields the protein MSRRKQDFQAVRSEGGLLPPDLLRRILDPRGELPGTRPKDYDLAKGERLHERITQSWNKLLKQWKDFQSVRTGQGARTGITNERWTLPLLRELGFGSLPTTPAPEINGRTYAISRMFGPVPIHLIGCELSLDRRAAGVRGAAASNPHGLVQEFLNRSPKHLWGIVCNGLRLRILRDSQALSRQSFLEFDLESMFDGELYSDFVPLWLTAHASRFVPRDGDRPESCYLEEWTRIAREQGTRALGDLRQGVERALEILGEGFTSHPQNTRLRDALRSEDLSLSNFHGQLLRIIYRIIFLFVSEDRTLDGVPLLHPRGNSAQARAARERYAAHYSTSRLRDLASRIKGSRHGDLWRQFQVVVQALSGTPDGEAAREHLALPALGSFLWNPRSTADLNDAELANYDFLEALRSLAFTRQGKVLRPVDYKSLGAEELGGIYESLLALIPRISADGARFTFARFAGSERKTSGSYYTPDALVQSLLDTALDPLVDAAVKGKSGPEAEEALLSITVCDPAVGSGHFLVGAARRLARRLAALRAQTQGDSEPSPLLYQQALRDVISRCLYGVDLNPMAVELCKVSLWLEALEPGKPLTFLDHHIQVGNSLLGTTPELMKEGIPDDAFKPLIGDDKKICRVLRRKNKQESDGQITMYPLLAAESQKAYRTMEDRARALDEKPEETLDEVREKAASFNELLGSEEYRRARLAADAWCAAFVWKKQKDAPPPIITDILRKLQETPNALTPEQRKEVQRLADQYRFFHWHLAFPQVFARGGFDCVLGNPPWERVKLQEKEWFAGRNEAIASAPNAAARKRMIQDLIVSEPRLHEEFIEDLRRAEGESHFFRSSGRYPFCGRGDINLYAVFAEAMRDVLNERGRMGCVLPTGIATDDTTKFFFQNVIETRSLVSLFDFENKGIFPEVDSRMKFCLFTAGGGKQPTHTAAEFAFFAHGVEDLRDPERRFSLSAEDIALLNPNTLTCPVFRSRKDAELTKAVYRRVPVLIREARDGRPEENPWGVKFTRMFDMSNDSDLFRTRDQLEADGWRLDGNIFEKDGEKYLPLYEAKMIHHFDHRWATYDGTKIRDVASEEKQDPAFVVLPRYWVKEADVQAALGPTGWTRGWLLGWRDITNTTNERTVLGGVFLACAVGNNLPIWTVAMEDAQLFSSIFSSHSLDYAARFKVGGTHLNFFIAQQLPALPPDRFENTCLWTADNKNLKSWFLPRILELTYTAWDLQPFARDCGYEGPPFRWDEERRFLLRCELDAAFFHLYVPATADGQWKRALKDEGAVRDEAPEELEELKRHFSTPRDAVDYILDTFPIVKRKDEQRYGEYRTKRVILEIYDAMQEALRTGTPYQTRFDPPPAHPSVVHRPC from the coding sequence ATGTCCCGAAGAAAACAGGATTTTCAGGCCGTTCGGTCGGAAGGGGGGCTGCTTCCGCCCGATCTTTTGCGCCGTATCCTCGATCCCAGGGGGGAACTTCCCGGCACCCGACCGAAGGATTACGACCTGGCCAAAGGAGAGCGACTCCATGAGCGGATCACCCAGAGCTGGAACAAGCTTCTGAAGCAATGGAAGGATTTTCAGTCGGTCCGAACCGGCCAGGGCGCCCGCACCGGAATCACCAATGAAAGATGGACTCTCCCGCTTCTTCGGGAACTGGGCTTCGGCTCGCTTCCCACCACGCCGGCTCCGGAAATCAATGGCCGCACTTACGCCATCAGCCGGATGTTCGGCCCCGTGCCGATCCATCTCATCGGCTGCGAACTGTCGCTGGACCGCAGAGCCGCCGGCGTGCGCGGCGCTGCCGCCTCGAACCCACACGGGCTGGTGCAGGAATTCCTGAACCGGAGCCCCAAGCACCTCTGGGGCATCGTCTGTAACGGCCTGCGGTTGCGAATCCTTCGGGACAGCCAGGCCCTTTCCCGCCAGTCCTTTCTGGAATTCGACCTGGAATCCATGTTCGACGGGGAACTCTACAGCGACTTCGTGCCCCTTTGGCTCACCGCCCATGCGAGCCGTTTCGTTCCCCGGGACGGCGACCGCCCCGAAAGCTGTTATCTGGAAGAGTGGACTCGCATCGCCCGGGAACAGGGTACCCGCGCCTTGGGTGATCTGCGCCAAGGGGTGGAACGGGCGCTTGAGATCCTCGGCGAAGGCTTTACCAGCCATCCGCAAAACACGCGCCTGCGGGACGCCCTGCGATCCGAAGACCTGTCGCTCAGCAACTTCCACGGCCAGCTCCTTCGCATCATTTACCGGATCATCTTTCTTTTCGTGTCTGAAGACCGCACCTTGGACGGCGTACCCCTGCTTCATCCCCGTGGGAACTCCGCCCAGGCTCGGGCGGCCCGGGAACGCTACGCCGCCCACTACAGCACCAGCCGGCTTCGCGACCTGGCCTCCCGCATCAAGGGAAGCCGCCACGGGGATCTCTGGCGCCAGTTTCAAGTGGTGGTCCAAGCCCTTTCCGGTACTCCTGACGGCGAAGCCGCACGTGAACACCTGGCCCTTCCGGCGCTCGGAAGCTTCCTGTGGAATCCCCGATCCACCGCCGATCTGAACGACGCCGAGCTGGCCAACTATGACTTCTTGGAGGCCTTGCGGTCACTCGCCTTCACGCGCCAGGGCAAGGTCCTTCGGCCGGTGGACTACAAGAGCCTCGGAGCCGAAGAACTGGGCGGCATCTACGAAAGCCTCCTGGCTCTGATTCCCCGGATCAGCGCCGACGGAGCCCGCTTCACCTTCGCCCGTTTCGCCGGAAGCGAGCGGAAGACATCCGGTTCCTACTACACCCCGGATGCGCTGGTTCAGTCGCTTTTGGACACGGCCTTGGATCCCCTGGTGGACGCCGCTGTGAAGGGAAAGAGCGGTCCCGAGGCCGAAGAAGCCCTTCTTTCCATCACGGTCTGTGATCCCGCCGTGGGATCCGGACATTTTCTCGTGGGCGCCGCCCGTCGCCTGGCCCGGCGTCTGGCGGCCCTTCGGGCTCAGACTCAAGGCGATTCCGAACCCAGTCCGCTTCTTTACCAACAGGCACTTCGCGACGTCATCAGCCGGTGCCTCTACGGCGTGGACCTGAACCCAATGGCCGTAGAACTGTGCAAGGTGAGCCTGTGGCTGGAAGCCCTGGAGCCGGGAAAGCCCCTGACCTTTCTGGACCACCACATCCAAGTGGGAAACAGCCTGCTGGGAACCACGCCGGAACTCATGAAGGAGGGCATCCCCGACGACGCCTTCAAGCCCCTCATTGGGGACGACAAGAAGATCTGCAGAGTCCTTCGCAGAAAGAACAAGCAGGAAAGTGATGGACAAATCACAATGTACCCCCTCCTTGCCGCTGAATCCCAAAAAGCTTATCGAACAATGGAAGATCGGGCCCGCGCGTTGGATGAAAAGCCCGAGGAAACCTTGGATGAAGTTCGAGAAAAGGCCGCTTCTTTCAATGAACTGCTCGGTTCCGAGGAATACCGGCGGGCACGCCTTGCGGCGGACGCTTGGTGCGCCGCCTTCGTGTGGAAGAAACAAAAAGACGCGCCGCCCCCCATCATCACCGACATCCTCCGAAAACTCCAGGAAACCCCGAACGCTCTCACCCCCGAGCAGCGCAAGGAAGTGCAACGTCTGGCGGACCAATACCGGTTTTTCCATTGGCATTTGGCCTTCCCACAGGTGTTCGCCCGAGGCGGTTTCGATTGCGTCCTGGGCAATCCGCCGTGGGAGCGTGTGAAACTCCAGGAAAAGGAATGGTTTGCCGGACGCAATGAGGCGATCGCTAGTGCTCCCAACGCCGCCGCCCGAAAACGCATGATCCAAGATCTGATCGTGTCTGAGCCTCGGCTCCATGAGGAATTCATCGAAGACTTAAGAAGGGCTGAAGGGGAGAGCCACTTCTTTCGGAGCAGCGGTCGCTACCCTTTTTGTGGGCGCGGGGACATCAACCTGTATGCCGTTTTTGCCGAGGCTATGCGGGATGTACTGAACGAACGGGGCCGTATGGGCTGTGTGCTCCCCACCGGGATCGCCACCGACGACACCACCAAGTTCTTCTTTCAGAACGTCATTGAAACCCGGTCCCTGGTGAGCCTCTTCGACTTTGAAAACAAGGGGATTTTTCCGGAAGTCGACAGTCGCATGAAATTCTGTCTGTTTACGGCGGGGGGAGGGAAACAACCCACGCATACGGCTGCGGAGTTTGCCTTCTTCGCCCATGGGGTGGAAGATCTTCGCGACCCCGAGCGCCGCTTCAGCCTGTCGGCCGAGGACATCGCCCTCCTCAACCCCAACACGCTCACCTGTCCCGTCTTTCGCTCGAGAAAGGACGCGGAACTTACCAAGGCCGTCTACCGCCGCGTCCCGGTGCTCATCCGCGAAGCCCGGGACGGCCGCCCCGAAGAGAACCCCTGGGGTGTGAAATTTACTCGCATGTTCGATATGTCCAACGACTCCGATCTGTTTCGCACCCGGGACCAACTGGAAGCCGACGGCTGGCGCCTTGACGGCAACATTTTCGAAAAAGACGGCGAAAAATACCTGCCGCTCTATGAAGCCAAGATGATCCACCATTTCGATCACCGCTGGGCGACCTACGACGGGACAAAAATCCGGGACGTCGCCTCCGAGGAAAAGCAGGACCCCGCCTTCGTTGTCCTTCCCCGCTACTGGGTGAAGGAAGCTGACGTCCAGGCCGCTCTCGGGCCCACCGGCTGGACCCGAGGCTGGCTCCTCGGCTGGCGCGATATCACCAATACCACCAACGAGCGGACGGTTCTCGGTGGTGTTTTTCTCGCGTGTGCTGTGGGGAACAATCTCCCTATTTGGACGGTCGCCATGGAAGACGCTCAGCTATTCTCTTCAATATTTTCCAGCCACTCCCTAGACTATGCGGCACGATTCAAAGTTGGAGGGACCCATCTCAATTTCTTTATTGCACAGCAATTACCTGCGCTACCGCCAGATCGCTTTGAAAACACCTGCCTGTGGACCGCCGATAATAAAAACCTCAAGAGTTGGTTCCTTCCACGCATCCTGGAACTGACCTACACGGCTTGGGACCTGCAGCCCTTCGCTCGGGACTGCGGCTACGAGGGGCCGCCCTTTCGCTGGGACGAGGAACGCCGGTTTCTGTTGCGCTGCGAGTTGGATGCGGCCTTCTTTCACCTGTATGTTCCCGCCACGGCGGACGGGCAATGGAAGCGCGCCCTAAAGGACGAAGGAGCGGTCCGGGACGAAGCTCCGGAAGAACTGGAGGAACTGAAGCGTCACTTTTCCACCCCGCGCGATGCGGTGGATTACATCCTGGACACTTTCCCAATCGTTAAGCGAAAGGACGAACAACGATACGGCGAGTATCGAACTAAGCGCGTCATCCTGGAGATCTACGACGCCATGCAGGAAGCCCTTCGAACGGGCACTCCGTACCAAACCCGGTTTGATCCGCCCCCGGCGCACCCTTCCGTAGTTCATCGTCCATGTTGA
- a CDS encoding enoyl-CoA hydratase/isomerase family protein → MGLPKAMEMLYTGDALSAAEAKEIGMLNHMVSRESLEAVSMAMVTSILNGSPIAMRLQTYILCGYFH, encoded by the coding sequence TTGGGTCTGCCGAAGGCGATGGAAATGCTCTATACGGGAGATGCCCTTTCCGCCGCCGAAGCCAAAGAAATCGGCATGCTCAATCACATGGTTTCTCGAGAGTCGCTGGAGGCGGTCAGTATGGCCATGGTGACAAGCATCCTGAACGGTTCACCCATCGCGATGCGTTTACAGACATATATACTCTGCGGATATTTTCACTGA
- a CDS encoding DUF2147 domain-containing protein, which produces MKKLMVLAAGIMFLWAASDAIGAESDGILGVWTTQGGKYKVEIFKCGAAFCGKVVWLAEPEYPAGDEKGMAGKAKVDRNNPEESLRSRPLLGLQMMKGFTYSADNSTWEGGTIYDPDNGKTYKCKITQPNADQLNVRGFIGFSLLGRTEKWVRAETGNN; this is translated from the coding sequence ATGAAAAAGTTGATGGTATTGGCGGCAGGCATAATGTTTCTTTGGGCTGCATCGGATGCTATCGGTGCTGAGAGCGATGGCATCCTGGGAGTATGGACCACTCAAGGGGGCAAGTACAAAGTCGAGATTTTCAAGTGCGGAGCGGCCTTTTGTGGTAAGGTGGTATGGCTTGCGGAGCCCGAATATCCCGCTGGGGACGAGAAAGGTATGGCGGGAAAGGCAAAAGTGGACAGAAACAACCCGGAAGAGAGCTTAAGGTCGCGACCTCTGCTGGGTCTTCAGATGATGAAGGGCTTCACCTATTCCGCCGACAATAGCACCTGGGAGGGCGGGACCATCTATGACCCGGATAACGGCAAGACGTATAAATGCAAGATCACTCAACCCAACGCCGATCAATTGAATGTACGGGGCTTTATCGGGTTTTCACTGCTCGGTCGTACTGAAAAGTGGGTACGGGCAGAGACCGGAAACAACTAA